ATGTGATGGGGAAGGCGCAGACCGTCTTTAGTAAGAGTAAAACATCTATAGAGGTCTTCGAATTGGTAAAGAAGATACCTAGGCAAAGTGTAATAATGGTTGAAGGGGTTGTTAAAGAGAGTAAAGCGAAGGATTTTGAGGTTGAAGTTGAAGGGGATAAGATAGAGGTTTTGGCAGAGGCTGCACACCCACTACCTATAGACCCTACTGGCAGGGTTAAAGCCTCGCTCGATATAAGATTGGATGCGAGGGCTTTAGACCTTCGTAACCCAAGTACCATGGCTATCTTTAAGATTCGCCACCATGCCCTTCAATCGATCAGAAAGACATTCATAGAGAAAGGTTTCATCGAAGTCAATACATCAAGAATCATCGGCCAAGCAGCCGAAGGGGGTGCGAATCTATTCTCCCTCGATTACTTTGGAAGGCCCGCTTATCTGGCACAGAGTCCACAACTGTACAAAGAGCAATTGACATTATCTCTCGAGCGTGTATTCGAGATATCCAATTTCTTTAGGGCTGAAAAGTCTCATACCCGTAAGCACCTTAACGAGTTTATCAGTATCGATATAGAAGCGGCCTATTGTGATGAAGAAGATGTGATGGATATTGCTGAAGATGTGATCATCAATGTATTCAAAGATGTATCTGAACAGTGTAAAAGGGAATTGGAGAT
This is a stretch of genomic DNA from Nitrososphaerales archaeon. It encodes these proteins:
- the aspS gene encoding aspartate--tRNA(Asn) ligase, translated to MSNSKGDKVRRTHYTSQLNKSLLGARVKLIGWIEDSRALGGITFLTIRDVMGKAQTVFSKSKTSIEVFELVKKIPRQSVIMVEGVVKESKAKDFEVEVEGDKIEVLAEAAHPLPIDPTGRVKASLDIRLDARALDLRNPSTMAIFKIRHHALQSIRKTFIEKGFIEVNTSRIIGQAAEGGANLFSLDYFGRPAYLAQSPQLYKEQLTLSLERVFEISNFFRAEKSHTRKHLNEFISIDIEAAYCDEEDVMDIAEDVIINVFKDVSEQCKRELEILNYNLPKVTKPFERITYSQAIEELRGEGVDVKVGDDLTDSLLRILGKKRNKFYFITEWPKKLKPFYIKVKEDNPEFTHSFDLQYGYLEIASGGMRVWKKEELKERLIESNLDPESFSSHLKVFDWGMPFHSGWGMGLDRLMMVLTGRKNIREVVLYPRDQFRLTP